CCGTCCGTCCGCCGCGCGGGGATGGGAGTTGTCCCGATTCGACTTGCTGCGCTGTGTCGGTGGCAGGCTGGCGGCCGCAACGCTTGATGATTCGCTTCAGATTCATGACGACTTCCCCGGAGCCGGTGGCCAAGTCGATGACCGACTCGATGACCAACTTGATGACCAATGGCATACACGCCGTGTGCGTGACCCGGCGTGGTGCGGTGTTTGGAATAGGAATGCGTAACCTGGCAGCCGGGATGTCCGGTCTGCCACCCGTGCCCTGACCGTGTCTTGGACGTGTCTTGAGGCAGGAGGCAATTAGATAAGTGACGGCAACGCCTGCCTATCACTACAAACTGGTATTTCGCCGCGATGCGCCAGCAGGGCGACGGCACCACCGCGAATCCCGGCGAAATACCCCCACTAAATACTGGTTTCAAGGGATGGCCCGGTGTGGTCGGCGCGCCGCATAATGCGCGCTGATTCGTCTCTTCTGGGAGCCCGGGCCGATGCCCTTGCGCACGCTTGCCGCCGATCTGACCTTGCCTGCGCCGGCGTTGCTGGTGGAGGACGACCCATTGGTCTCTCGCCGGCTGGAGAACCTGCTGCAACAGCTCGGCTATGCGCCAGATGCGCTTGTACTGGCCGCTTCGCTGGCCGAAGCACGCGCCCGCGTGACGGACCAGCCCGTGGCGCTGGCACTGGTGGACCTGGGCCTGCCCGATGGCAGCGGCATCGACCTGATCGCCGAGTTGCGCGCGGCCGACCCCGGACTGGGCATTCTCGTGATTTCCGCATGGAGCACCCAGGATGCGATCCTGGCCGCCCTGCGTGCCGGGGCCACCGGCTACGTGGTCAAGGAACGCGACGATCTTGAAGTTGCACTGGCCCTGCGCAGCGTGCTGCGCGGCGGCGCGCCCATCGACCCGTTCATCGCCCGGCGCATCATTGAGGAACTGCATCCCGGCCCGAGCGAGTCGGCCAATGCCCAGACACCCGAACCATCGACCGAACGCCTGAGCCCGCGCGAACACCAGATCCTGCGACTGGTGGCAGATGGGCTGGGCAACCGCGAGATCGCCGAGCGCCTGTTCCTCTCGCGCTACACCGTGGAATGCCACATCAAGCATATCTATCGCAAGCTCGCCGTCTCGTCGCGCACCAGGGCGATCAACGCGGCGCGCTCGCGTGGCTTGCTGGGATGAAGCGCTGGCTCGCCTGCCTCGCGCACCTCGTGCTGTGGCTGGTTGCGGCGTCGGCCTGGGCGCAGACACCAACGGCCCAATGTTCGGTGCGCATCCTCACCGTCAGCACGGCCGAAGCGGGCCCACACGGCGCGCGCCCCGATCCCTCGCAGTGGCGCTCGGTCACATTGCCCGACGACTGGAACCGCCGCCAGCCCGGCTTCGGCGGCAGCGTCTGGTATCGCATCGACTGGCAGCGCGAATGCCCGGGCACACTGCGCGAACCGGTCGCGCTGGTACTGCAATCGGTGGTGATGGCGGGCGAAGCCTTCATCAACGACGAGCCGCTGTGGCGCGACGCGCAACTCATCGAGCCGCTGTCGCGGAGCTGGAACCTGCCGCGCCATTGGCGCCTGCCCGAAGCCTGGATTCATGACGGCGTGAACACGCTCTGGGTGCGCGTGGTGGGTGTGGCCGGGCAGTCCTTGGGGCTGGGGCCGGTCTTCGTTGGCGATTCGCTGGCGATGCAGCAGCGCTATGACGAAATCTGGTGGCGCCATCGCACGCTGTTCATGATCAACATCATCGTCTCGGGCGTGATGGCGGCACTGTTCTTCTGCATCTGGGTGGTGCGGCGCGAGCAGACCGCTTATGGCTGGTACGCGCTCATGTACCTGTTCTGGGTACTGTTCATCGCCAACGTGCTGGTGACCACCCCCTGGCCATGGCACAGTACGCTGACGGTGGCGCGTTTCAACACCATGGCGCTGCTGTTGTCCATCGCCTGCTTCTGTGTGTTCACCTGGCGCTTTGGCGGGCAGCACCTGCCGCGCATCGAACGGGCACTGTGGTGGATCACCGGCATACTGCTGGCCACCCAGGTGGTGGTGCCGGATGCGTACGTGGGTCATGCGCAGTTGGTGGGCGTCATGGTTGCCGCCGCGATCTTCTACCTCAATGGCCTGCAGTTTCCGTTCCATGCGCTGCGCACACGCCAGCGGGAACACGCGCTGCTGGCAGGCTGCCTGCTGATCCTGCTAGCCGCCAGCCTGCACGACCTCCTGCTGTTGCTGGCCGTTCTCCGCGGGTCGTACCCAATCTCGCCTTACACCAGCATTGTGGTCACCCTATGCCTATCCGGCATCCTGGGGCTGCGCCACGCGCACAACGTACGTCGTATCGAGCAGTTCAACCAGGAACTGGCCGACGGCATCACCGATGCCCGCGCCGAACTGGCCACGACCCTGGCGCGCGAGCACGCGCTGACGCTGGGCAACACCCGTCTGCAAGAACGCCTGCAGATCGCGCACGACCTGCATGACGGCGTGGGCGGATCGCTGGTGCACATGATGGCCCTGGTCGAACAGAGCGAGGCACCGCTGCAGCGCCAGCAAGTGCTTTCCATGCTCAAGCTGATTCGCGATGACCTGCGCCAGACCATCGACAGCAGCGCCAGTGTTGGCGTCGAGGTACCGGCGACGCCACTGGAATGGATCGCGCCTCTGCGCTACCGCTTTACGGAGCTGTTCGACGAACTGGGCATCGCCATCGACTGGCAGTGCCCCGCCCAGTGGCGGACACCGCCCTCCGCCCTGCAATGCCTGGCGCTGATCCGCCTGCTGGAAGAGTCACTGACCAACGTTGTCAAGCACAGCCGC
This genomic interval from Cupriavidus metallidurans CH34 contains the following:
- a CDS encoding LuxR C-terminal-related transcriptional regulator, producing MPLRTLAADLTLPAPALLVEDDPLVSRRLENLLQQLGYAPDALVLAASLAEARARVTDQPVALALVDLGLPDGSGIDLIAELRAADPGLGILVISAWSTQDAILAALRAGATGYVVKERDDLEVALALRSVLRGGAPIDPFIARRIIEELHPGPSESANAQTPEPSTERLSPREHQILRLVADGLGNREIAERLFLSRYTVECHIKHIYRKLAVSSRTRAINAARSRGLLG
- a CDS encoding sensor histidine kinase; the protein is MKRWLACLAHLVLWLVAASAWAQTPTAQCSVRILTVSTAEAGPHGARPDPSQWRSVTLPDDWNRRQPGFGGSVWYRIDWQRECPGTLREPVALVLQSVVMAGEAFINDEPLWRDAQLIEPLSRSWNLPRHWRLPEAWIHDGVNTLWVRVVGVAGQSLGLGPVFVGDSLAMQQRYDEIWWRHRTLFMINIIVSGVMAALFFCIWVVRREQTAYGWYALMYLFWVLFIANVLVTTPWPWHSTLTVARFNTMALLLSIACFCVFTWRFGGQHLPRIERALWWITGILLATQVVVPDAYVGHAQLVGVMVAAAIFYLNGLQFPFHALRTRQREHALLAGCLLILLAASLHDLLLLLAVLRGSYPISPYTSIVVTLCLSGILGLRHAHNVRRIEQFNQELADGITDARAELATTLAREHALTLGNTRLQERLQIAHDLHDGVGGSLVHMMALVEQSEAPLQRQQVLSMLKLIRDDLRQTIDSSASVGVEVPATPLEWIAPLRYRFTELFDELGIAIDWQCPAQWRTPPSALQCLALIRLLEESLTNVVKHSRARRVRVCLELPDANRLLLSIDDDGVGFDVAAVRQAGMSVGMRSMHLRIARVGGTLTVSSQPGHTMLKAELALKPTQPPQTDGEDTPKALQASL